From a region of the Etheostoma cragini isolate CJK2018 chromosome 20, CSU_Ecrag_1.0, whole genome shotgun sequence genome:
- the pank2 gene encoding pantothenate kinase 2, mitochondrial isoform X2, whose protein sequence is MAFNGHQRDNESIDEDETPTEQPQSNKEMPGCFSNDPNNEAAGSAGRATSDRRTSYSTARQRSDSVRKTRPPFPWFGMDIGGTLVKLVYFEPKDITAEEEQEEVENLKSIRRYLTSNTAYGKTGIRDVHLELQDLTLCGRTGNLHFIRFPTHDLPAFLQMGRNKHFSSLHTTLCATGGGAYKFEADFRMMADLQLHKLDELDCLIRGLLYIDSVVSSGPSECYYFENPTDPDCCIQRPYTLENPYPLLLVNIGSGVSILAVYSESNYKRVTGTSLGGGTFLGLCCLLTGCSTFEEALEMASQGESTRVDKLVRDIYGGDYESFGNMMSKDKRESVSKEDLARATLVTITNNIGSITRMCALNENIERVVFVGNFLRVNTLSMKLLAYAMDYWSKGQLKALFLHHEGYFGAVGALLELLHPS, encoded by the exons ATGGCGTTCAATGGCCACCAACGCGACAATGAAAGTATCGACGAAGACGAAACGCCCACGGAGCAGCCGCAGTCCAACAAGGAGATGCCCGGTTGTTTCAGTAATGATCCGAATAATGAGGCAGCCGGGTCCGCAGGAAGAGCCACATCAGACAGGCGTACCTCGTACTCGACGGCGAGGCAACGGAGCGACTCTGTGAGGAAAACAAGGCCGC CATTTCCCTGGTTTGGGATGGACATTGGAGGCACCCTGGTGAAGCTGGTGTACTTTGAGCCCAAAGACATCAcagcagaggaggagcaggaagagGTGGAGAACCTGAAGAGCATCCGGCGCTACCTAACCTCCAACACCGCCTATGGTAAAACAGGCATCAGGGATGTACACCTGGAGCTGCAGGACCTGACTCTGTGCGGCAGGACAGGCAACCTGCACTTCATCCGCTTCCCCACGCATGACCTGCCGGCCTTCCTGCAGATGGGCCGCAACAAGCACTTCTCCAGCCTTCACACCACCCTCTGCGCCACAGGAGGGGGGGCGTACAAGTTTGAGGCCGATTTCCGCATG ATGGCAGACCTGCAGCTTCACAAGCTCGATGAGCTGGACTGTTTGATTCGGGGGTTGTTGTACATCGACTCGGTGGTGTCCAGCGGACCCTCAGAGTGCTACTACTTTGAAAACCCCACTGACCCAGATTGCTGCATCCAGAGGCCATATACACTGGAGAACCCATATCCTCTGTTGCTGGTCAACATAGGGTCTGGAGTCAGCATCCTGGCCGTCTACTCTGAGAGTAACTACAAACGCGTTACAGGGACCAG cctCGGCGGAGGGACCTTCCTGGGCCTGTGTTGCCTGCTGACCGGCTGCTCTACTTTCGAGGAAGCTCTAGAAATGGCTTCTCAAGGGGAGAGCACCCGCGTGGACAAGCTGGTTCGGGACATCTATGGAGGCGACTATGAGAG TTTTGGCAACATGATGTCCAAAGACAAAAGGGAGTCGGTGTCCAAAGAGGACCTGGCCAGGGCGACACTGGTCACCATCACCAACAACATCGGCTCCATCACCAGGATGTGTGCTCTCAATGAG AACATAGAGCGAGTGGTGTTTGTGGGTAACTTCCTGAGAGTGAACACACTCTCCATGAAGCTGTTGGCCTACGCCATGGACTACTGGTCCAAAGGGCAGCTCAAGGCTCTCTTCCTACATCATGAG gGTTACTTCGGAGCGGTTGGAGCCCTGTTAGAGCTTCTGCACCCGTCCTAA
- the pank2 gene encoding pantothenate kinase 2, mitochondrial isoform X1 encodes MAFNGHQRDNESIDEDETPTEQPQSNKEMPGCFSNDPNNEAAGSAGRATSDRRTSYSTARQRSDSVRKTRPPFPWFGMDIGGTLVKLVYFEPKDITAEEEQEEVENLKSIRRYLTSNTAYGKTGIRDVHLELQDLTLCGRTGNLHFIRFPTHDLPAFLQMGRNKHFSSLHTTLCATGGGAYKFEADFRMMADLQLHKLDELDCLIRGLLYIDSVVSSGPSECYYFENPTDPDCCIQRPYTLENPYPLLLVNIGSGVSILAVYSESNYKRVTGTSLGGGTFLGLCCLLTGCSTFEEALEMASQGESTRVDKLVRDIYGGDYERFGLPGWAVASSFGNMMSKDKRESVSKEDLARATLVTITNNIGSITRMCALNENIERVVFVGNFLRVNTLSMKLLAYAMDYWSKGQLKALFLHHEGYFGAVGALLELLHPS; translated from the exons ATGGCGTTCAATGGCCACCAACGCGACAATGAAAGTATCGACGAAGACGAAACGCCCACGGAGCAGCCGCAGTCCAACAAGGAGATGCCCGGTTGTTTCAGTAATGATCCGAATAATGAGGCAGCCGGGTCCGCAGGAAGAGCCACATCAGACAGGCGTACCTCGTACTCGACGGCGAGGCAACGGAGCGACTCTGTGAGGAAAACAAGGCCGC CATTTCCCTGGTTTGGGATGGACATTGGAGGCACCCTGGTGAAGCTGGTGTACTTTGAGCCCAAAGACATCAcagcagaggaggagcaggaagagGTGGAGAACCTGAAGAGCATCCGGCGCTACCTAACCTCCAACACCGCCTATGGTAAAACAGGCATCAGGGATGTACACCTGGAGCTGCAGGACCTGACTCTGTGCGGCAGGACAGGCAACCTGCACTTCATCCGCTTCCCCACGCATGACCTGCCGGCCTTCCTGCAGATGGGCCGCAACAAGCACTTCTCCAGCCTTCACACCACCCTCTGCGCCACAGGAGGGGGGGCGTACAAGTTTGAGGCCGATTTCCGCATG ATGGCAGACCTGCAGCTTCACAAGCTCGATGAGCTGGACTGTTTGATTCGGGGGTTGTTGTACATCGACTCGGTGGTGTCCAGCGGACCCTCAGAGTGCTACTACTTTGAAAACCCCACTGACCCAGATTGCTGCATCCAGAGGCCATATACACTGGAGAACCCATATCCTCTGTTGCTGGTCAACATAGGGTCTGGAGTCAGCATCCTGGCCGTCTACTCTGAGAGTAACTACAAACGCGTTACAGGGACCAG cctCGGCGGAGGGACCTTCCTGGGCCTGTGTTGCCTGCTGACCGGCTGCTCTACTTTCGAGGAAGCTCTAGAAATGGCTTCTCAAGGGGAGAGCACCCGCGTGGACAAGCTGGTTCGGGACATCTATGGAGGCGACTATGAGAGGTTTGGACTGCCAGGCTGGGCTGTAGCCTCCAG TTTTGGCAACATGATGTCCAAAGACAAAAGGGAGTCGGTGTCCAAAGAGGACCTGGCCAGGGCGACACTGGTCACCATCACCAACAACATCGGCTCCATCACCAGGATGTGTGCTCTCAATGAG AACATAGAGCGAGTGGTGTTTGTGGGTAACTTCCTGAGAGTGAACACACTCTCCATGAAGCTGTTGGCCTACGCCATGGACTACTGGTCCAAAGGGCAGCTCAAGGCTCTCTTCCTACATCATGAG gGTTACTTCGGAGCGGTTGGAGCCCTGTTAGAGCTTCTGCACCCGTCCTAA